The following is a genomic window from Bacteroidia bacterium.
TCCGGCGCTGTTGTGTATATTGACGATCACATGGTCTCGCGTTACCAGTCTGAACGGGATTGAGAGTGTCTGACCGGATGGCAGGGGATTGGGATACGCCGCGTCGAGCTGAACATCGTGTGGTATCGCCATATCATGCGTGTTACTCACGAGAGGGTGGCGCCTCAACTTCTGCACAATACCTGTTCTCGATACCGCCCAACCGGTTGCGGAATCAGCGAATACCGCAGTCTGCATTTTTCCGAACGGAACGAGCGCGGTTCTCAGCCAGGTGACCCCTTCGTCATTGCTCACCCATGCGCTGGAATCGGTAAATACCCAAAGGTGGTTGCACCCGGGGGCGACGGTGATCTCAGCCACGCGCGTGCCATTCATGGGCCAGAAGGTCGAGAGCCAACGCTGTCCGCCGCTGTTCGTCCTCCTCGTCCGGGACTGGAAGGCGTCCACAGCAAAGCCCGTGCTTGGGTTGATGAATGCCATGTTTGTCACCTGTCGCGTCCCCGCATCGCTTCGTGTCCAGTTTTGGCCTCCATCAGTGGTACGCATTGTCGAAGCGCTGTTGTCTCCGTATGTCGCATACAGTCCTGTATGCGCGTCGAAGAAGCGGAGGGTGTTGGATACGGGATATGGCGACCCGAACTTTGCTGACGGAGCACCCCATGTCTGGCCACCATCAGTCGTACGATACATCACGGCGGAATCACCCCTGCTGAATGTGAGTGCCAATCCGTTGTTTTCATCGTGGAAGTGAAAATTCTCGAATCGTGCATCGATGTGCCTCATCGTCTCGCTCCAGCTGTGACCCCCATTCGACGTAAGGAAGATGCGCCCATCGCCGGAGCCGACAAGCACGCGTGATCCGTTGAAGGCATGAATACCGGAAAACCAGCTTTTTACCTCCGGTAATTTATAGTGCTCCCACGCCGATCCGCCGTTTGTCGACCTGGAGACGCGTCCGTCATCGCGAGTCAACCAAAGCGCGCCATCGTCCGTGTGTACGACTTTCGTAGCAAAACTATCCATCGCTTCAGGTGAAACGATAATCCATTCTGCGACATCCGGCGGTGAGACGCTGAGAGCGAAAGTCTGTGTGGCGGCACCTGACGCGTTGTACGCCTCGACGACGAAATCGGCGCGATCTCCACGCGCCTTCCAGCGTACAGTTCCGAATACGGAATCGACGCTCGCGCCCTCAGGCCCTGCGAGCAGGCGGAACGCCGCGGAAGGCGTTGCAGTGACAACGGGCGCATAGATGAACTGCTGTCCTTGTTCGAGCAACGATGTGTCGGGACGAGAAGACCATATCGGTGACGAGGAAGGACGCTCGATCCATTTCAAGTCATACATCCCGCGGCCGTACGTGATAGCTCGAAGTGTCCCTGTCGCCGCATTATAACGTAATTTTTGAATGGAAATTGTGGGCATGCCTGAGCCGAAGCGTTGCCACGTCGCTCCGCCGTCATCGGAAATGAACGGACCAAGATCACTGCCGATGATCAGCTTCCCTTCGCTTTCGAGAATATCGTTGACGGGAATGTCCGGTAAATTACCATTAAGATTTTCCCAGGTCGCCCCATTCGTCGTGGAGCGCCACACTTTCGGCACACCATAGCGGGTGTATGTTGCATACAGCACACCGGGCGTGAAGCTGCGCACCGACGAACAGTATCCATCAGGAAGGGAATCCCGTACATGGAACCAGTTCACACCCGCGTCCTGTGAGATGGCGATGCGGCCGTCCGTCGAACCTGTCAACACCATTTTGCTGTCATACTCCGCCAGGCTCACCGCGGAAATGTAATAGCATCCACCGCTGTTGCCGGGGAAGTGACAGCTGTTCATCATGATCCATGATCGTCCTCCACTGGTCGTTCGGTACAGACGGTACGTCCCCAGATAGAGCGTGTACGGGTTCGTCGGATCCATGACGTATTCGACATAGAATAAACTTGATTCATCCGGAATGTTAACGGTTGCCGCAGTCCATGTGCGTCCAAAGTCCTCAGAGCGGTGCATGCTGATGCGTTGTTGCGACGCGTACATCATCTGCGGCGCGAACGGATTGATCGCGGCATTCCCGCCGTCGGCCCCAAGTACCTTCCACCAATCAGCCTTTTCGCGACTCATCAGTGTCCCATTATCCTGGGTGCCACCGAACAACAATTCGTCGGACGTGGGGTGCATCGCACCGCCAATGAATTGTGTGATGGAAAGCCCGCGGTCGCGTTTTTCCACCCGCGACCCGTTGTTCGTGACAACGTAAAAACCGCCGTCATTACCAACGTACACGATATCGGGATTCAGAGGGTTGAAATCAATGGAATGCTGGTCGACATGGAGTACGCCGCCATAGCCCTCTTCCGGTATGCGCATCCAGGTTTCTCCTCCGTCGTCTGAATAGAGCATGCGGACGCCTCCGGCAAATACCTTGTTCGGATTTGTCGGATCAACTCCCATAATATTGTTTTTCCAGCCCTGGGTTGTCAGGTAATCGAACGGTACGTGCAAACGACGCCAGGTGTCGCCCGCATCCACCGTCTTGTAAACACCGATCAAATCTCCGGCGAATGTGGAAATGCCTATGTAGAGAATATCCGGTTCGCTGTTGCAGATGGCGATACTCGTGCGTCCGATGCTGTCGGCGGCGAAACCGAGATCCAGTTGTATCCACGACGCGCCGCCATCGGTGCTGCGAAACATTCCGCCAACTCTGCTGGTGTTGCTCACATTCATTTGGCTTGAAACCGTGTAGAGTATATTCGGGTCGGAGGGATTCATGGCCAGATCACTCGTCCTTCCTTCGAATATTTTTATCCATGTCGCCCCTGCGTCTTCCGTCTTCCACACGCCCTCGTGATTTTTATCGCGGGGGCCGTCGGGGATAGCGCAGTACAGCACAGATGGATTTAACGGGTTGATGGCTATATCGGCGAAGCGGGAATACGGCGGGAGCGTGCCCGCGCCGATTTCGTGCCAGGTACTCCCGCCATCAGTACTTTTGAACATCCCTCCGCCATCGAAGCTCCGCTGCGTAAAACTTGCCTGACCGGTACCCGCATAGACGACATTCGTGTCCAGCGGATCAATGACGATACTCCCCATCGCCTGCGTTGGGAGGTCGTCGGAAACCGGATGCCATGTTCCACCTTCGTCAAA
Proteins encoded in this region:
- a CDS encoding T9SS type A sorting domain-containing protein, with product MFPITARTQDAGMAVPIIQPVEQRPSVPSRGNAIQRQEYFYTRATYPGGTIPEGARVRAWEDMQRGMSYYAPRGRNGVRSDYRWINRGPFTIGGRIMTIAVNPSNPRTIFIGAADGGIWRTFDEGGTWHPVSDDLPTQAMGSIVIDPLDTNVVYAGTGQASFTQRSFDGGGMFKSTDGGSTWHEIGAGTLPPYSRFADIAINPLNPSVLYCAIPDGPRDKNHEGVWKTEDAGATWIKIFEGRTSDLAMNPSDPNILYTVSSQMNVSNTSRVGGMFRSTDGGASWIQLDLGFAADSIGRTSIAICNSEPDILYIGISTFAGDLIGVYKTVDAGDTWRRLHVPFDYLTTQGWKNNIMGVDPTNPNKVFAGGVRMLYSDDGGETWMRIPEEGYGGVLHVDQHSIDFNPLNPDIVYVGNDGGFYVVTNNGSRVEKRDRGLSITQFIGGAMHPTSDELLFGGTQDNGTLMSREKADWWKVLGADGGNAAINPFAPQMMYASQQRISMHRSEDFGRTWTAATVNIPDESSLFYVEYVMDPTNPYTLYLGTYRLYRTTSGGRSWIMMNSCHFPGNSGGCYYISAVSLAEYDSKMVLTGSTDGRIAISQDAGVNWFHVRDSLPDGYCSSVRSFTPGVLYATYTRYGVPKVWRSTTNGATWENLNGNLPDIPVNDILESEGKLIIGSDLGPFISDDGGATWQRFGSGMPTISIQKLRYNAATGTLRAITYGRGMYDLKWIERPSSSPIWSSRPDTSLLEQGQQFIYAPVVTATPSAAFRLLAGPEGASVDSVFGTVRWKARGDRADFVVEAYNASGAATQTFALSVSPPDVAEWIIVSPEAMDSFATKVVHTDDGALWLTRDDGRVSRSTNGGSAWEHYKLPEVKSWFSGIHAFNGSRVLVGSGDGRIFLTSNGGHSWSETMRHIDARFENFHFHDENNGLALTFSRGDSAVMYRTTDGGQTWGAPSAKFGSPYPVSNTLRFFDAHTGLYATYGDNSASTMRTTDGGQNWTRSDAGTRQVTNMAFINPSTGFAVDAFQSRTRRTNSGGQRWLSTFWPMNGTRVAEITVAPGCNHLWVFTDSSAWVSNDEGVTWLRTALVPFGKMQTAVFADSATGWAVSRTGIVQKLRRHPLVSNTHDMAIPHDVQLDAAYPNPLPSGQTLSIPFRLVTRDHVIVNIHNSAGAIVARLTDQLLNAGEHVTSWSADGIPNGTYFVVLTTNSQRSSCSVVVLR